In Gossypium raimondii isolate GPD5lz chromosome 12, ASM2569854v1, whole genome shotgun sequence, a single window of DNA contains:
- the LOC105763811 gene encoding lysophospholipid acyltransferase LPEAT2 isoform X2 gives MAEYDLTSPLLSPRSSDQPQTVLTVDEDSEPSDQSPSNHQPPLQTHNDEKTTLTSSNPYAFLGSDAHSVPAPTTVDPFRNGTPFISGVYEAVKIVLCLPIMLLRLVLFGACLAVGYIATRIALEGWKDKQNPMPKWRCRIMWVTRICARFILFSFGYQWIRRKGKPAPREIAPIVVSNHVSYIEPIFYFYELFPTIVAAESHDSMPFVGTIIRAMQVIYVNRFSPASRKNAVNEIKRRASCDKFPRVLLFPEGTTTNGKVLISFQLGAFIPGHPIQPIIVRYPHVHFDQSWGLISLAKLMFRMFTQFHNYMEVEYLPIIMPPDNEKLSAVHFAERERPWSYMVEMARIESLYHISSLEAVDFLDKFLSMNPDTSGCVKLHDFSRGLRLKACKLSEEIFGFLDVEKNGSITFKQFLFGVAHVMKKPLFMQACELAFAECDVRGDNYCMKEELSNILRHAIPDLNEDEVHGLLNLFDSNNDGRISRDDFITCLRKNPLLIALFSPRLLQKDFSRGGDRMLQDIV, from the exons atgGCGGAATATGATCTCACTTCACCTCTCCTTTCCCCTCGATCTTCCGATCAACCCCAAACCGTCCTCACCGTCGATGAAGATTCCGAACCCTCCGATCAATCTCCGTCCAATCATCAACCTCCCCTCCAAACGCACAACGACGAGAAAACCACCCTCACTTCTTCCAACCCGTACGCTTTTCTCGGGTCGGACGCACACTCTGTTCCGGCACCGACAACCGTCGACCCATTTCGAAACGGAACGCCGTTTATTTCTGGGGTTTACGAGGCAGTAAAGATCGTACTGTGTTTGCCGATAATGTTACTGAGACTGGTCTTGTTTGGGGCATGTTTGGCTGTGGGGTATATTGCTACTAGGATAGCATTGGAAGGGTGGAAAGATAAACAAAACCCAATGCCTAAATGGCGGTGTAGAATCATGTGGGTCACTAGAATTTGTGCTCGGTTTATACTTTTCTCTTTTGG TTACCAATGGATTAGAAGAAAAGGGAAACCAGCTCCAAGAGAGATTGCTCCAATTGTTGTATCTAATCATGTATCATATATTGAacctatattttatttctacgAATTGTTTCCTACAATTGTTGCTGCAGAGTCACATGATTCAATGCCTTTTGTTGGAACTATTATTAGAGCAATGCAG GTGATATATGTTAATAGATTCTCACCGGCATCAAGAAAGAACGCTGTAAACGAAATAAAG AGAAGGGCTTCATGTGATAAATTTCCTAGAGTGCTACTATTTCCCGAGGGAACCACGACCAATGGGAAGGTCCTTATTTCGTTTCAACTCGGGGCATTCATCCCTGGTCATCCGATTCAACCTATAATCGTTCGTTATCCTCATGTACACTTTGATCAATCCTG GGGGCTTATATCTTTGGCTAAGCTCATGTTTAGAATGTTTACTCAGTTTCATAATTATATGGAG GTAGAATATCTCCCTATCATTATGCCCCCTGATAATGAAAAACTGAGTGCCGTCCACTTTGCTGAGAGG GAAAGGCCCTGGAGTTATATGGTTGAAATGGCCAGGATTGAATCG CTGTACCATATTAGCAGCTTGGAGGCCGTGGACTTTCTGGATAAGTTTCTTTCCATGAATCCGGACACTAG TGGCTGTGTTAAACTTCATGATTTTTCGAGGGGCCTACGACTAAAGGCATGTAAACTTTCTGAAGAG ATTTTTGGGTTCCTTGATGTGGAGAAGAATGGATCAATTACATTCAAGCAG TTTTTATTCGGGGTAGCTCATGTTATGAAGAAACCACTATTCATGCAAGCTTGTGAATTAGCATTTGCCGAATGTGATGTTAGGGGAGATAACTACTGCATGAAGGAAGAA TTATCAAACATCCTTAGACATGCAATTCCAGACTTGAATGAAGATGAG GTCCATGGACTGTTGAACCTATTTGATTCAAACAATGATGGGAGAATCAGCAGGGATGACTTCATTACCTGTCTGAGAAAAAACCCTTTGTTGATAGCATTGTTCTCACCCAGATTGCTGCAAAAGGACTTCTCCAGAGGTGGTGATAGAATGTTGCAGGATATTGTTTGA
- the LOC105763811 gene encoding lysophospholipid acyltransferase LPEAT2 isoform X1: MAEYDLTSPLLSPRSSDQPQTVLTVDEDSEPSDQSPSNHQPPLQTHNDEKTTLTSSNPYAFLGSDAHSVPAPTTVDPFRNGTPFISGVYEAVKIVLCLPIMLLRLVLFGACLAVGYIATRIALEGWKDKQNPMPKWRCRIMWVTRICARFILFSFGYQWIRRKGKPAPREIAPIVVSNHVSYIEPIFYFYELFPTIVAAESHDSMPFVGTIIRAMQVIYVNRFSPASRKNAVNEIKRRASCDKFPRVLLFPEGTTTNGKVLISFQLGAFIPGHPIQPIIVRYPHVHFDQSWGLISLAKLMFRMFTQFHNYMEVEYLPIIMPPDNEKLSAVHFAERTGQAMASALNVVQTSHSYGDLMLLMKAAELQQERPWSYMVEMARIESLYHISSLEAVDFLDKFLSMNPDTSGCVKLHDFSRGLRLKACKLSEEIFGFLDVEKNGSITFKQFLFGVAHVMKKPLFMQACELAFAECDVRGDNYCMKEELSNILRHAIPDLNEDEVHGLLNLFDSNNDGRISRDDFITCLRKNPLLIALFSPRLLQKDFSRGGDRMLQDIV; the protein is encoded by the exons atgGCGGAATATGATCTCACTTCACCTCTCCTTTCCCCTCGATCTTCCGATCAACCCCAAACCGTCCTCACCGTCGATGAAGATTCCGAACCCTCCGATCAATCTCCGTCCAATCATCAACCTCCCCTCCAAACGCACAACGACGAGAAAACCACCCTCACTTCTTCCAACCCGTACGCTTTTCTCGGGTCGGACGCACACTCTGTTCCGGCACCGACAACCGTCGACCCATTTCGAAACGGAACGCCGTTTATTTCTGGGGTTTACGAGGCAGTAAAGATCGTACTGTGTTTGCCGATAATGTTACTGAGACTGGTCTTGTTTGGGGCATGTTTGGCTGTGGGGTATATTGCTACTAGGATAGCATTGGAAGGGTGGAAAGATAAACAAAACCCAATGCCTAAATGGCGGTGTAGAATCATGTGGGTCACTAGAATTTGTGCTCGGTTTATACTTTTCTCTTTTGG TTACCAATGGATTAGAAGAAAAGGGAAACCAGCTCCAAGAGAGATTGCTCCAATTGTTGTATCTAATCATGTATCATATATTGAacctatattttatttctacgAATTGTTTCCTACAATTGTTGCTGCAGAGTCACATGATTCAATGCCTTTTGTTGGAACTATTATTAGAGCAATGCAG GTGATATATGTTAATAGATTCTCACCGGCATCAAGAAAGAACGCTGTAAACGAAATAAAG AGAAGGGCTTCATGTGATAAATTTCCTAGAGTGCTACTATTTCCCGAGGGAACCACGACCAATGGGAAGGTCCTTATTTCGTTTCAACTCGGGGCATTCATCCCTGGTCATCCGATTCAACCTATAATCGTTCGTTATCCTCATGTACACTTTGATCAATCCTG GGGGCTTATATCTTTGGCTAAGCTCATGTTTAGAATGTTTACTCAGTTTCATAATTATATGGAG GTAGAATATCTCCCTATCATTATGCCCCCTGATAATGAAAAACTGAGTGCCGTCCACTTTGCTGAGAGG ACTGGTCAAGCTATGGCAAGTGCTCTTAATGTTGTACAAACATCTCATTCATATGGGGATTTAATGCTCCTAATGAAAGCTGCTGAACTGCAACAA GAAAGGCCCTGGAGTTATATGGTTGAAATGGCCAGGATTGAATCG CTGTACCATATTAGCAGCTTGGAGGCCGTGGACTTTCTGGATAAGTTTCTTTCCATGAATCCGGACACTAG TGGCTGTGTTAAACTTCATGATTTTTCGAGGGGCCTACGACTAAAGGCATGTAAACTTTCTGAAGAG ATTTTTGGGTTCCTTGATGTGGAGAAGAATGGATCAATTACATTCAAGCAG TTTTTATTCGGGGTAGCTCATGTTATGAAGAAACCACTATTCATGCAAGCTTGTGAATTAGCATTTGCCGAATGTGATGTTAGGGGAGATAACTACTGCATGAAGGAAGAA TTATCAAACATCCTTAGACATGCAATTCCAGACTTGAATGAAGATGAG GTCCATGGACTGTTGAACCTATTTGATTCAAACAATGATGGGAGAATCAGCAGGGATGACTTCATTACCTGTCTGAGAAAAAACCCTTTGTTGATAGCATTGTTCTCACCCAGATTGCTGCAAAAGGACTTCTCCAGAGGTGGTGATAGAATGTTGCAGGATATTGTTTGA